One genomic region from Rosa rugosa chromosome 1, drRosRugo1.1, whole genome shotgun sequence encodes:
- the LOC133714006 gene encoding uncharacterized protein LOC133714006, whose translation MTGTGLVTDEACSCLHHVLQCFQGTPLLDPASKQIAHLLNKHPPPQQAIQPDICKESQVVQRKVFKAVLALDAVAVLLPVMSTQDRTAVLFSYKTLFELQQGYVTFRIINGVHRVCLNPSPDVSPELLLDLICSICHSVSKHETNYIVEKISELLGTGVAKVYSLNRKICETKLPIVFDALKVIMVKPEEEDIAHAAQAFKCLIRACIDESLIKQGVDRILMNANMYNRTNSEPTIIEKLCATIQSLFGYSDTTILYLAFEIVSTMFEKLGVYSSYLMKGTLKTLADMQKLPDQEFRFKEEVKLVLQVVVEKWGRDAIMAVLPQEHMELLE comes from the exons ATGACTGGCACCGGCCTG GTGACAGACGAAGCGTGTTCGTGTCTTCATCATGTACTACAATGTTTTCAAGGCACGCCGCTGCTTGACCCTGCAAGCAAACAGATTGCTCACTTGTTGAATAAGCATCCTCCGCCGCAGCAAGCAATCCAACCAGATATCTGCAAGGAGAGTCAAGTAGTTCAGCGCAAAGTTTTTAAGGCCGTGCTTGCTTTGGATGCTGTGGCAGTACTTCTTCCCGTTATGTCAACCCAGGACAGAACTGCTGTGCTCTTCTCCTATAAAACTCTGTTTGAACTGCAACAAGGCTATGTTACATTTCGCATAATAAATGGTGTGCATAGAGTTTGTCTCAACCCATCTCCAGACGTTTCTCCTGAATTGTTGCTCGATCTAATATGCTCCATATGTCATTCTGTCTCCAAACATGAGACAAATTATATTGTGGAAAAGATATCTGAATTGCTGGGTACTGGAGTGGCGAAAGTCTATTCCTTGAACAGGAAAATCTGCGAAACTAAGCTCCCTATTGTGTTTGATGCACTCAAAG TTATAATGGTAAAGCCTGAAGAAGAAGACATCGCTCATGCAGCACAGGCATTTAAGTGTTTAATTCGTGCTTGCATCGATGAAAGCTTGATCAAACAGGGAGTTGACCGTATTCTGATGAATGCAAATATGTATAACAGAACAAACTCTGAGCCAACTATAATTGAAAAATTGTGTGCTACTATTCAAAGCTTATTTGGTTATTCCGACACTACTATCCTGTACCTTGCTTTTGAAATTGTCTCAACAATGTTCGAGAAACTAG GGGTATACTCTTCTTATTTGATGAAGGGTACACTGAAGACCTTAGCAGACATGCAGAAGTTGCCTGATCAAGAGTTCCGTTTCAAGGAGGAG GTCAAGCTTGTTCTACAAGTGGTTGTTGAGAAATGGGGGCGTGATGCTATAATGGCTGTCTTGCCTCAAGAACACATGGAACTGCTTGAATGA
- the LOC133713999 gene encoding uncharacterized protein LOC133713999, translating into METLNPTTSTTVDDAAANIGFSILMRFSDSRREIDLEIRKLIAIMCQVFRDHKAPPTPLAYLGATCSSLDLIAASKPRPSEDVLHAHITILSIVIPKVPPAFLINNLQLVCNSLAPALRSSSPRASFDSAACTGVKCIAQLLISSANCVNNWSQVSKPFRSLFSFAYVVSSIELREQAGLCVHDTLQSFRGTPLFGPASKTITDLLMKKYLPPRAESNTDRVNRIDQLKAMYTLNLVMLCLGAMSTEDRTAVLVYFKDLLELHQTHVTGLITDALYRLCLHPSSPDVDLELLLDLICSICLSVSQHKTNFIMKTIAGLLNFGVPKVYSLNKQICKIKLPIMFDALIVLLEQSDLRTVQDAANALMRLVAYIDEGMIKQGVDRALMNANMDDGSQSEPTLIEKLCATFPKLLSYRCTNIRHLVFEIVSTMFNKLGVHSSYLMRGTVKTLADMQILPDREFPFKEEVKLLLEMVSEKCGLDAISAIIPQEHMELLAEINQQLGSKSVDASSHVSKATTSGNNLSQSNYMDNYRRYYNMKRKLAGKESLSDRQWRAVLDRQARRDAKQAISKGILGAARMAKKLKL; encoded by the exons ATGGAAACCCTAAACCCCACCACCAGCACCACCGTGGACGACGCCGCGGCGAACATCGGCTTCTCAATCCTGATGCGCTTCTCTGACAGCCGTCGCGAAATCGACCTCGAAATCCGCAAGCTCATAGCCATCATGTGCCAGGTATTCCGAGACCACAAGGCTCCTCCGACGCCGCTGGCCTACTTGGGCGCCACGTGCTCCTCTCTCGACCTGATCGCCGCTTCGAAGCCCCGACCTTCCGAAGACGTGCTCCACGCCCACATCACAATTCTGTCCATCGTCATCCCCAAAGTCCCGCCAGCATTTCTCATCAACAATCTCCAGTTGGTCTGCAATTCCTTAGCCCCAGCTCTCCGTTCTTCATCTCCAAGAGCAAGCTTCGACAGTGCCGCCTGCACAGGAGTTAAATGCATAGCTCAGTTGCTCATTAGCAGCGCTAACTGCGTCAACAACTGGTCACAAGTTTCGAAACCCTTCAGGTCCTTGTTCAGCTTCGCTTATGTCGTCTCCAGCATCGAG CTAAGAGAACAAGCAGGTTTGTGTGTTCACGACACACTGCAAAGTTTTCGAGGAACTCCCCTGTTTGGCCCTGCAAGTAAAACCATTACTGACTTGTTAATGAAAAAGTATCTTCCGCCACGTGCGGAATCAAATACTGATAGAGTTAATCGCATCGACCAACTCAAGGCCATGTATACTTTGAATCTTGTGATGCTATGCCTTGGCGCTATGTCAACCGAGGACAGAACTGCTGTGCTCGTCTACTTTAAGGATCTCTTAGAACTGCACCAGACCCATGTTACAGGACTCATCACAGATGCTCTGTACAGACTCTGCCTCCATCCATCATCACCAGATGTTGACCTCGAATTGTTGCTCGATCTAATATGCTCAATATGTCTTTCTGTCTCCCAACACAAGACGAATTTCATCATGAAAACTATAGCTGGTTTGCTCAATTTTGGAGTGCCTAAAGTCTATTCCCTGAACAAGCAAATCTGCAAAATTAAACTCCCTATTATGTTTGATGCACTCATTG TTTTACTCGAACAGTCTGACTTAAGGACCGTCCAAGATGCAGCAAACGCTCTTATGCGTCTTGTTGCTTATATTGATGAAGGCATGATTAAACAGGGAGTTGACCGTGCTCTGATGAATGCAAATATGGATGATGGAAGCCAGTCTGAGCCAACTCTAATTGAAAAATTGTGTGCTACTTTTCCAAAGTTACTTTCTTATCGCTGCACTAATATCCGGCACCTTGTTTTTGAAATAGTCTCAACAATGTTCAATAAATTAG GAGTACACTCTTCTTATTTGATGAGGGGTACAGTCAAGACCTTGGCAGACATGCAGATTTTGCCTGATAGAGAATTCCCTTTCAAGGAAGAG GTTAAGCTTCTTCTAGAAATGGTTAGTGAGAAATGTGGGCTTGATGCTATTTCGGCCATTATCCCTCAAGAACACATGGAACTGCTTGCAGAG ATCAATCAACAACTGGGTTCTAAATCTGTGGATGCGAGTTCTCATGTATCCAAAGCAACTACATCTGGGAATAACTTATCTCA GTCCAACTATATGGACAATTATCGTCGATACTACAATATGAAACGGAAATTGGCTGGTAAAGAGAGTTTGTCTGATCGCCAGTGGAGAGCAGTTTTGGATAGGCAGGCTAGGAGAGATGCCAAGCAGGCTATCAGTAAAGGGATATTAGGTGCAGCCAGGATGGCAAAGAAGCTTAAACTCTAA